The Hippoglossus stenolepis isolate QCI-W04-F060 chromosome 3, HSTE1.2, whole genome shotgun sequence genomic sequence TTAAAATATCTCCTCTACATCTATTGCAGCTGTACAATGAACGTGTTCATCCATACTGAAGTTAGAACTCCAGTAAGCCTGCTGTGATGAACTTATAACTGCATCTACCAAATGAACATTGATTAAAAAGCGGTTCAGGAAAATAGTGActgagttttttatttattgcaaaCCCGATGACGCTAATGAAATGTCGCTTTTAAAATTCAGTTACAAcatgtattaaaatatgtatttgtgtaaGCCATGTAATTAGTTTAGTAAATACATTTAGTTGTATGACTGAATGATGAATTTTActaattcaatattattttaaaattcagtAATAAAATGTACcaaaaatgaatatttgtgtAAGACATGGAATTACTAAAGTTATTGCATGTAGTTGTATGACTGAAGAATAAATTGTGGAGTAAAATTCTgtgataaaataacatttacttATATACATCCTTACATTTgttaaacatatataatataattaatataatatatttattaaatggcAGGTTTTGTCCTCCATACCTCTTGACTATGTCCTTGGGTTTTCCTCTCGCTCTTCCTCCCGCCCCCTTCGACGCTGAACCGCTGCGATTGGCTGACTGACGTGACGCGGGCCGACCGACAACCGAAGCGCGGCGCTGATTGGTAGGAAACGCGCCGACCTCAGCCGAGTCCCCGCCTTCTCTCCAGCAGAGGACAGGGTGAAGATGGCGGCGTCCGTGAAGTGTTTTCTGCGCTCCGCAAAGGTCTGAAACCCGCTTTAACGTCTCCATGCTGCACTTTAATCCACAGGACGAGCTGCTgactgtccgtgtgtgtgtgtctctctccccaGGGAACCGTGTCCACTCTGCGGGCCTTTCACCGGAGCGTCCCGGCCGCGGTGCAGGTCAGTTAGCAGCTAACAGGCTAACGTTAGCCCCTCAGCTAACACACTTTATATATTTCCCATGATGTTTAAACTGCGTGGCTCAATGACAAACACCACCTGTGGACAGGTTGTATCCGGTGAAAGTGAATGTCCTCCCTGTCCGGTGTCACCGTGTCGACCCCCTGGTTCTCCGGGTGTTGGAGTTCATCCCTGAACCTGGTGTGGGGTTGGGTTGGGGGTTTAGCCTCCTGGTGACACTGGTTTCCTCAGGAGCGAGATTTCAATGTCAGCGCAACGTCGGACAATGTGGATCAAACCGTGGTCACCTCCAAAACCTCCAGCCGCCGCCCAGCCTGCGTGTCCAGGCTCCGTTTCCAGGGCTGACAAGCGGATGTCAAAGCTGATAAACGTGTCTTTAAAATCCCACAAAACCTGCTGTAAATGAGATCGTTAAAGGTCCAGTGGGAAGGGTTTATCAGCAGACAGCGATTCGtagtgttttaatttgtatacGATCACCTGGAACTGAGGTTAATTGGGTTTTGGTTACTTTAGAATGAGCCTTTATATCCACATCAAAAGTGGGTCCTCTTCCctggaggctgccatgttgcaGCACCATGTTTCTACTGTAGGATGTTCCTGTCTTTATCtgggttttcagacatgacctgctgGTTAAATCTGGtgaattggctacagagtttatccagagttttgttttcacacatgcacaacagcAACAGATCCTGTGTATTACTCatggagaggtggagcagacagacaggaagtgatgttttttattcttgacGACACCCCGACACTGTCGtcagcgtcttctacgtgtgtgtgactccactttttgtttttaatttttgcacCTGTCGCAttttagaagcgtcatcaaccccccactcACTTGCAGAATccagttggggggggggtcacctgctgtgttcacacatagaCTTCTCCTGCTTTTCTATGGGCTTCATACTGGGAGTCCAGACCATACCAACCCATATTCAGGCTGTTTGTTACTGGTCATATTAGCCCCTATAAACAATATGTTTGGTTTTgaccttgtgtgtttgttgtcacttcattttagtgttttttcacACAACTGACCAACACATTGTTGCCTTTGCACAAtattctttttagtttttaaggtTACATTTGACTCTTTTTCATATGTGAGAGTTTGCACAACCTAAATAGAAACGCGCTTACCTTTGCATATTAGGATTTAAGGTTACATTTTCCTCATTTAAGTTTCTAATTTTCTTATATATTATTGATCATTGATCAAGTTTTTTCTCAGCCTTTTACTTCAACTCTGCAATTCTTAAGTGAGtttcttttaaatctgtctgtttggatgtgacatgtttttaacgAAACTTGTATAGCACCTTTTGCACATGTGAGCAAAGACAAATTTCTGCCTCGACAATATGTAGACAAAGTATTTTTTATCTATCCCTCTATCCGCCTGTCTCTGTAAGTGCTGTTATCAGAAAGTGGTTTCAGGATATTGATaaccctcctgctgctgctgtttgttatcAGATGAACGTCCGTGATGCCCTCAACCAGGCGATggacgaggagctggagagggacGAGCGGGTGTTCCTGATGGGTGAAGAGGTGGCTCAGTATGACGGAGCCTACAAGGTGAGTGGACCCTCGTCAGAGCACGATGAGGTCCATGAAAATGGTTCAACAGGAACGACATAATTTTGTTCAGTTGTGCCGAAGGTCTAATAAAGccttaaaatgtgtgtgtaggtgagcAGAGGTCTGTGGAAGAAATACGGAGACAAACGTATCATCGACACTCCGATCTCCGAGGTGAGACACTCGACGCTCGACCACTTGTTTGGCTCTTTTcgagtttgttttgtttgtgatgaaaacactggaaacacacaggGAATTAACATTCTCCTTCTCTATCTCTGCGACACAGATAGGCTTCACTGGTATTGCAGTGGGAGCTGCCATGGTGAGTTCAGTCAATACACACGGTTATTACAGCGAGTGAATTTATAACGTTATTGGTCAGCACTTATTGATATTAATCtgtcgccccctgcaggccGGCCTCAGACCCATCTGTGAGTTCATGACCTTTAACTTCTCCATGCAAGCCATCGACCAGGTCATCAACTCTGCAGCAAAGACCAACTACATGTCAGCCGGTCGGCAGTCGGTGCCCATCGTCTTCAGGGGACCCAACGGAGCGTCGGCGGGTGTCGCTGCACAGCACTCGCAGTGCTTCGCTGCCTGGTGCGTTCATTTTCACTCTTGTAGCTTTGATaaaacttaaaggttcagtgagtgggatttagtgacatctagtggtgaagctgcatgttgcagctgaattaACGCTGCAAATTTCCCAAAGATTTTCTATTGGATTCAGATCTTAACTGAAGTCACTTTCATGAAATCAGCCTGAGACAATAATATCCTTTGTAAAAGTAGTACTTGAAGTAACCGAAGTAACTGAAGGAGTAGTGTTTTCATTGTGATTGTTTTCTTCGTGCAGGTACGCTCACTGTCCTGGTCTGAAAGTTGTTAGTCCCTGGAACGCAGAAGATGCCAGAGGTCTCATGAAAGCAGCCATCAGAGACGACAACCCCGGTGAGAGCCGATCTTTTGTCGGGGGTGTTCCCTTCCTCCAGTTCCTTCCTTTCAACAGCTTTTTTAACTTTCTCCTCATTTTATACAAACGCATTATAAGCTCAAGTTTGTACTTAGATTCTTTTGATATGTTTTAGCTGTAACTGTgcctcaatgtgtgtgtgtgttacagtggtgTTCCTGGAGAACGAGCTGATGTATGGTGTTGCCTTCGAGATGTCGGAGGAGTCACAATCCAAAGACTTCACCATTCCCATCGGCAAGGCCAAAGTCGAGAGACAAGGTGAGACTCATGCTGTCCTGATTCGCTGAAATTGGCGTCCGGAAGGTGAAATGCATCAGTTTGTCTAagtgttaaatatataaaacaacaactCCTAATATTTATACAACAATAGTGGATGGAAATGGACCCTAACTCGTATTTTCTTTTGTCGATTTATCTGGACATTATCTTGTTTCTAAACTCTGTTCTTCTCCTGTGTGCTTCAGGGACTCACGTCACATTGGTTTCTCACTCTCGATATGTCAGTTTCTGTCTCGACGCCGCTGCCGTCCTCGCCAAGGAGGGAATAGAGTGTGAGGTAGAGGAACAAAACAGTTGATGGCTGACACAGGTTACCTGTGCTCAGCGGTGGGTtaacctcttcctctgtgtgtgtttgtcaggtgaTCAACATGCGGACCATCCGTCCTATGGATATCGATAGTATTGAGACCAGTGTGATGAAGACTAACCATCTGGTGACAGTGGAAGGCGGCTGGCCTCAGTTCGGCGTCGGAGCAGAGATCTGCGCCAGGATCATGGAAGGTGATCATAATCCCACATCTGTGTTCTGATCTGTCGGTGAACTTTAAACCTGGATATCTCGTTTTAAACAACCTATGAAACTGATATAtgtactcctcctcctcctcctcctcctcctcctcctcctcagtacTATTTGATTCTGAATGTTTACGTGTGTCCAGTAAACACTTGAAGCCCTGGGGGATTGTCACAGATGTTGACGGCAGTTTAACAGTCGTGCTGAAGTCTGAGACTTCTCACCACTACCTTTTGTTTACGCCTGCAGATTTAACAGTGGGaacatgtattttctattttaacctCGTGTGCATGTTTGCAGGTCCTGCTTTCAACTACCTGGACGCTCCAGCCACCAGAGTGACGGGAGTCGACATCCCGATGCCCTACGCCAAAATCCTAGAGGACAACAGTCTGCCGCAGATCAAAGACATCATCTTCTCTGTCAAAAAGACCCTCAACatctgagagacacacacacacacagaggacaaccCTACCAGAATCCTCTTTGTCTTGCTCACACAGACATTGGTCAAATATTTAAACCTTGTGTAAATACAGTCAAACGCTTTCTTTAAAATCTTCTCCCGACTGTTTAGTTTCCAGCCAGATGTTGATCGATGAAACGCACAGCTGTTCAACCTGCACCCagagctgctgacacacaaGAGTTCGGTCAAGTCATCACTTCTGTTACTCATGTACAGACTTAACTGAACTCTGCGTGGGGCTCTGGTTGCTCTGTCCACTTCTCCCTCTTCAAAATAAACGTAGCTTTATCCTATagattttaaaactgtatttctgtGACATTTGGTGACAACAAACTGCTGAGTGAGCATAAAAAAGGAGAGGATTTGATCAGTGTACAGGTCTGAGAGCTGCCAGGGTCAGAATAAATGTGTGAACTTAATTTCCTCAGCCCTCCAGAGGGACCAAGTTCCCTGCTCTCAGTTCTTTTGTTGTGAATTCACACTCGTATGTTTCCAACCACCAAATCCACATACTCAGTCTACTTACTTAATTATGCCGACACTTAACTCAGTCTTTGAAAGCAGCAGTGAAGAAGAATGACCCAGCCGATCACTGGAGGTGGAGCGTGGTCAGGATTATTTATtgtagctgcagcagctctgtggatgtttttgttgctgtaaatgactgttacagaaataaaaacctttgtcCTTCACGCTGCCTCAGTCTCTCACGTCATTTATATTTGGGgatgttctccccgtgtctgccGGTGCACTGGTTCCTCCCAGTCTGAACACATGCAGACAGGGGTTAGGTTAATGAAactaggtgtgaatgtgagtagGGGTTTCTAATAGTCAACCCTGCAATTCACTGGTGATCTGTTaagggaaaatgtgttttatgctTTAGGCTTCATGTTCACTGATTATCTGTCTTCTTGTGAACACGGTATCTCAAGCACACCTTGAGAGAATGTGTTCAAATTCTGAACAAACGTGAACTGATAAAATgttggaggtcaaaggttaagacCTATTTGACCTTGTGAACGTGatgcatcacaaacacacaaagggaatttcatcacatctggaacaaacattcacttggactcaaagaatGACCTGATTAGAAATTGGAgattaaaggtcaaggtcactgtgacctcaagcccttgtttgccttgtgaacacatTATCTTAAGAACACCTCCAGAGAATTCTTTCGTTTTCGTTAGCAACAAATAAATGACTAACTTATCAGAAACGTCTGCACTTGAACGTACAtcagtttgattaaaaactacctaaaatgacacaaaccacaTTTCAGAAAATTTTATTCAACGTGTACATTGACTTGTTAGTTTGATCcgtgtcccatccgctaacatggaggaggcggggtttatgacctgtacttCCGTTGATCCAGACGCTTTGGCTTGACTTGTGGGGagctgacatgtcgtccatctttatttacagtcggaTTCAAACTGGTTCGGAAGCTTTGAATCTGTTCAGTTCACGAAcagtaaacataaaaataaaagtataaatctCAGGTCTTTAACTCGTCTGTACATCGACTCAGCTCAGAAACTTTtcaaacaagaaacacacaacttCAGAATGTGATCACAAACAGTCTGAGGCTTCCAGTGTTCAGAATCCACCAGAAAACAGTTGCTGCTCCTTTACTTCACATCAGAGTCGAACTCTGAACTGAGAGAGCTGCTCTCATcggtaataaaaaaaagaaaaatccaccTGAATAAGgattagaaaacaaaacagtttttacttCCCCATAACTTGAATCATCCAGCAGCTGGAGAAACATCTGGAAGATCACTTCTGAACAGATATTTGAACATTTACAGACTCATCAGTGGCTGGTGGCTTTACTCAAAGTGAATTCAGTCTCCATGACGATAAGCCGGGGGGGGGATTAACCCCCTCATACTTTTTACACTTACTCTTCAAGTGGAGCCGTGTTCCCCCACCAGAGGCTTTAAatcaaaggaaaacacaaccaggaaacattattgaaaataaaagtactgCTTTTAGGAAACCAGGAAATGATACAAAGAGATAATTGATTGGCTGAGTTTACAAATAGTtgaacaaaatgttaaaaactataatttatttaaaccaaagctattatgttattataattTGTCCTCGGTTGATGGTTCAGACTCAATCTATCGAGTTGTTCAGGCAACAGTCAAAACACTGAATCATAATTTtgaggatgaagatgttttGTAATATGGTTGAGTTTAACTTAAcgatgaaataaagaaaatgaatagaGGTGAGGGCGGAGCCTCTCGTGCTGTCTGGTTGTGGGTGTGGCATGTTGAGTTCATGGGTGGGGCCTACAAAGTCTTAGGGAGCTGATAGGTCGGATCGTCCAACCTCTGAATGTCCCTTCAGCAGGCCGagcctcaccaccaccaccctcctcttcttcttctgctccgacgcttcatcttcatcttcatcctcctcatcctcctcctctctctgctttgcCTTTCGTTtgcctctctccttcctcttctcttccttcctctgcttcttcgccttcttcctcctcctcctcttcttctcctctttttcctctgctgcttgatcctcctcctccccctccccctcttcctgtGGCACTCCATCCGGCACCTCTTCCTGCTCCACTGCCAATTCTAGTTCCGCCTCCTcttccacttcttcttcctccgcctcctcctcctcctcctcctcatcatcatcatcctcttcttcttcatcctcctcttcctcctcctcctcctcttcgatATCGTCTTCCTCCACATCTGACATCTGTTCACCTTTCATCTGTTCTTGCATCAACCTCGTCCTTTGTCGTCCATTTTGTGTtgactgacaaaaacacaaacacacacaaacttcagAAATAAGACCTTGAATAAAGTTCCTAGAAAAGTATTGACACATTTAATCTGtaacagaaaacagagcaacattagAATTCATTTGAATTCGGAGTTTTACTGATGAATGTTAGATCAACATTCCGTCTCTTTTAGCTCTTTTTCTTTGCACTACCAGCACCGCTGATCATGATACTCACTGTCTTCTTGCCGTTCCGGAGCCTGTGCAGCAGTAGCCTGACCGTGTCCTTGTTTTGACACAGTCCCATGGTGTTGAGGGCATCGAGAGCGGCGCCGGAGCAGCCCTGCAGACGGAGCTCCGCCCCCAGAGCAGCCTGCAGGAAGTTGTTCTTCCAGATGTTCCGAGTGAAAAGTGGGATGGAGAGCGCCACCACAGCGCGGCGCTCCAGAAGTGTCTGCGCCTGCTCCTCCGACAGCAGGCTACCGCACAAAAGAAGAACAGATGCTCATCAGACCGACAACCCACATCTGCTCAGATTTAGATTCACAGGCCTATGATGAAGTTCAAGTAGATAATATTAAAAAAGGTAATGAACCATCAGCAGAATTCCTTATTCAAGGCTCGAACGTAACTTACTGGCTGCTCTTGGCGAGGGCGTTGAGGTCAGGGAACAGCGAGCGGAGGCAGGTGGTGACGAGTGGAGCTTTCTCCTGGGCCCAGTTCAGACACCGGCGCCAGGGGAAGGAAGACAGCGGCTTCCTGCTCGACACCTTGTGATGAAAGGGGCTACCTGTCTGCCGCGACAGTAGCTTCATCTGCACCGCAACAGGGaatacacaacaaataaaaacgtGCTTGTTATGAAGACTAAAGCGTTTTATCCTGAATGACAGGAGTGTCCgtcctcacctcctctttcaGCTGTTTACACCAGAAGTCCATCATGGGCTTGCGGGCGCCTTTAGCAGACCAGAGCATCTTGAAAGCCGCCTTGTAGCAGGACTTGCTCACCAGCTGCGCCGCTTTGCTCTTCTTCCCCATCCTGCggcctttcttcttcttgtctctgcCGTCTGACTGCTGTCACCAAGCACATGATGATGTTTCAGGTATTTTGTCTTTCTGGACATAATGACACTCGTGTTGTATCAAGCAAAAAGATACAACTTCGGACTATTTAcgttttgaaaaggaaaaagagtttggaaacattttaaaaccccagattgttttctttaattgacTTTCAGGAATCTGGAAATGTTCTCCTTAGTTTTGTCATGAGATTGTCATTGAATAGATTGTCAGACAAAAACAATCTGGGGCAAATGTGGCAGAAACCtcatcatctcacacacacacacacacactctcactctcacacactctcacacactctcacacactctcacacacacccccatCTACCTGTTTGGTGTCCGGTGGTTTCAGCCACACTGACCGCTTCCCGACTTGTTTGCGTTTGCATTTGCTCCGGATGACCTGCGCACATGTCTCGCAGAGGAAGGACCGGTCTTGCACCACCGTGTCCGGGAAGACCCAGTGCACGGTCTCCGGGGAGGTGAAGGTGTGCACCGCCCGGCGGTTGAAGCTGCGGCCGTGGCGCTCGAACAGAGACTTGCAGCAGGAGCAGTTGCTGTCCTCCGGCCACACGCTCCGCCGGCGGCTGCCGCGCTGCGGGGCCGGGGAGGCGGTCTGGGCCAGGAGAGAGGTCGCTTCCACATAGTTCCCCACGGGACAGTCCACCTCCGCACCCACGGCCGGTTCGGGGAGCTCTACCGGCAGAGAGGCAGCGGGCTGCAGCGGGGTGCCCTGCTCCTGCTCGGCCGGGGCAGTGAAGCCTTCCCCCGCAGTGACTCCGCTGTCACCCGCTGGTGTACCGGAGAAGGAGGGCGCCTCCGTGGGAGCAGAGCCGCTGTCCACGGAGTGAGCGTAGTCGTGCTCGTTCGGGTCGGACGAGGGGCCATTCTCCTCCGGGTTCGTCGCGGTCGCGGTCTCGCTCGACATGACGAGGATCTCCGGGTTGAGTCAACAGTCGAGATacgcagagagaaaaactctgTCCGCGGTCATCGCTCCAGGCTAATGCGACATGCTAATGCTACAGGCGAGCAGCGGGACTTCCGGCGCGTCTCCGTGGAACCCGTCGGCCTCGGGGACACGTGCGTCCGCGTCCGTTTGACCCCAGAACGCGACGGACGCGGAGTTTAACGCAGAAGTTTCACCGCAACAGACGCAAAATACAGAAGCTGAGACCAACAGGACGTAACCGCGTATAAACAAAACGGCTTCCGGTTCCTGTTGAATGCgacgctgcagctgctgccccctggtgacGGGAGGTAGATGTAGTTTGTGCAGACGACGTGTTCTAGTTTGACATATTTCAAActccacatgttcctgtttcaATGAGATCATGTGTTTGATCACTGTATAGATTATTACCTATAGGTTTGCACAGCTAAGCATGATTCTATGAATACTTGAAAGTGTGTATAAATACTCAATACTAACACTTTGTTAACTAAAGCTTAGGGTTGCGTCAagctttttaatatattttaatatttgtgttttctctgtgtcctctaatgttttgtttattttctgtacaCGACTACATTGTAAATCAGGCCTCACCCTCAATGTATCCCGGAGTTAAGATGAGggttgaataaaataaatcaatcattCAGATCCTCATGTTGAATTTAATTATAATCATGAATAAATTATGACTGGTACTGATCAATAGAAactagatggatagatagatagatggagaggacagacagacagacagacagacagacagacagatagatagatagatagatagtacTTTATTTCAATagactttattattttaatattctacTTTATTATCCCAAGCTcttttgtttacagtctatgatcccAAGCTTTAAAtaactcttattttgaaaatctcCCCCTGCTTCCTGTGACTCAGTGTAAATAAACGAATCATCATGGCTGCCGCTGCTGAGGCTCAGCTCAGTGTCTCCTGCGGCTGAACCCTGCTGAAGCAGCGATGGATCAGAGGTgagattttaattttttatgaaTTCACGTTTCCCACTGACGCTGTGTCTCTTTTCTGTGACGCGTCATGCTAACCGGCTAGCTAGCAGCTGCTAATGATGCACACAGAGGAACATCAGCTCATCAGCTGCTTTTCACATCGATGCCTGAATGAAGACAAACAATGGACACGTGTTTACTGTGTGACGCAGCTCGGCGCTGCACCAACAACCTGCGGCTCCACGGTTCACAGTTTGATTCCCTGAAGTCAGACACAGGTAGATTCAGGGTTCAGTGCAGAgactaaatgaaaagaaaaccttttAGAAAGCACAGTTTGAAATCAgtttcaagcaaaataaaaggtcaaatatAGTAGAATAGAAGAGGTTAAGTAAAACAGgagagataataataatatatactatatatagaGCAGAAATCCCAGttccaaagtgctttacaagcaGGTCATAGGATCATGAGCACAGCAAAAGACCATCAGGCAGTTGGTTCCAGCCGCGTAGTTGATTAAAAGCTGCTTCTCCATTATTAGATTTGAGAATCTGTGGGTAGATCTGAAACCTGATGTGTATGTGACTGCAAATTTTAAATCTTTTGGACTGTGGACAAAACAAGCACATTGAAGATATCATCAAAGGCTCTGAGAAAACCCCGGATGCCATTTATTTCACAACTTTCTAAGACATTTTATGCAATAGACGATGAATTGTTTGCTGCATTGGGTTTGATCCGCTGTTTGAACTGTTGATGAATGAGGGATAAAAGCACCTACAGTTCCTCAGCCTTCTAACACACAGCCGGTGCACGTTGTAGCCACAGCTCATTAACATGCTGTGTTCGGTTCATTCATCAGCCACAGGAAGCTTCATTCATCTGTTTTGAATCTGCTTCTGAGAAAAGGGGGTCGACTGCTCCGCCTCCTGTTTCTCACTGGCCGCTGCTGTGTGGACACATCAGGACATCATGGAACGCAAGACTAATCAGCCGTATGATGTCTGGGCCGCGTTAACACTGCTGCATCCGCTGGCTGctcatcaccatggcaaccattTCTCAAGCCCTCCGTCCTCTCGTTGCAGGTGTTGGTGGAAAAACGCAGAAATGATCTTCTGGACAGTTTGACCTGAAGAGAACCAACACAGGCTGTGTGTCACTCCAGGGCTGCAGATGGAGAATGGAGACCTGGGTCACATGGTGcgtgtttgtctctgctgcagacattttcccgAACTGCTGCTTTCTGTCAGCTCAGACTTTGGCCTTTGAACAATGTTTGAAGTTTGAAACATAACAGAggctttttttattaatttatttattctggtACTTCTGTTTTTCTTGGTAGTCGAagctgaggctacatccatgaTACCATATTTTCGAACTCCGTCCACACAAACGTTTTGGCTCTATATCAGTTTCAATtcccgtccatactaacacacctgaaaacatgcatcacgtgac encodes the following:
- the pdhb gene encoding pyruvate dehydrogenase E1 component subunit beta, mitochondrial, whose translation is MAASVKCFLRSAKGTVSTLRAFHRSVPAAVQMNVRDALNQAMDEELERDERVFLMGEEVAQYDGAYKVSRGLWKKYGDKRIIDTPISEIGFTGIAVGAAMAGLRPICEFMTFNFSMQAIDQVINSAAKTNYMSAGRQSVPIVFRGPNGASAGVAAQHSQCFAAWYAHCPGLKVVSPWNAEDARGLMKAAIRDDNPVVFLENELMYGVAFEMSEESQSKDFTIPIGKAKVERQGTHVTLVSHSRYVSFCLDAAAVLAKEGIECEVINMRTIRPMDIDSIETSVMKTNHLVTVEGGWPQFGVGAEICARIMEGPAFNYLDAPATRVTGVDIPMPYAKILEDNSLPQIKDIIFSVKKTLNI
- the LOC118105289 gene encoding uncharacterized protein LOC118105289 isoform X1 is translated as MSSETATATNPEENGPSSDPNEHDYAHSVDSGSAPTEAPSFSGTPAGDSGVTAGEGFTAPAEQEQGTPLQPAASLPVELPEPAVGAEVDCPVGNYVEATSLLAQTASPAPQRGSRRRSVWPEDSNCSCCKSLFERHGRSFNRRAVHTFTSPETVHWVFPDTVVQDRSFLCETCAQVIRSKCKRKQVGKRSVWLKPPDTKQQSDGRDKKKKGRRMGKKSKAAQLVSKSCYKAAFKMLWSAKGARKPMMDFWCKQLKEEMKLLSRQTGSPFHHKVSSRKPLSSFPWRRCLNWAQEKAPLVTTCLRSLFPDLNALAKSSHLLSEEQAQTLLERRAVVALSIPLFTRNIWKNNFLQAALGAELRLQGCSGAALDALNTMGLCQNKDTVRLLLHRLRNGKKTSTQNGRQRTRLMQEQMKGEQMSDVEEDDIEEEEEEEEEDEEEEDDDDEEEEEEEAEEEEVEEEAELELAVEQEEVPDGVPQEEGEGEEEDQAAEEKEEKKRRRRKKAKKQRKEEKRKERGKRKAKQREEEDEEDEDEDEASEQKKKRRVVVVRLGLLKGHSEVGRSDLSAP
- the LOC118105289 gene encoding uncharacterized protein LOC118105289 isoform X2; translated protein: MSSETATATNPEENGPSSDPNEHDYAHSVDSGSAPTEAPSFSGTPAGDSGVTAGEGFTAPAEQEQGTPLQPAASLPVELPEPAVGAEVDCPVGNYVEATSLLAQTASPAPQRGSRRRSVWPEDSNCSCCKSLFERHGRSFNRRAVHTFTSPETVHWVFPDTVVQDRSFLCETCAQVIRSKCKRKQVGKRSVWLKPPDTKQSDGRDKKKKGRRMGKKSKAAQLVSKSCYKAAFKMLWSAKGARKPMMDFWCKQLKEEMKLLSRQTGSPFHHKVSSRKPLSSFPWRRCLNWAQEKAPLVTTCLRSLFPDLNALAKSSHLLSEEQAQTLLERRAVVALSIPLFTRNIWKNNFLQAALGAELRLQGCSGAALDALNTMGLCQNKDTVRLLLHRLRNGKKTSTQNGRQRTRLMQEQMKGEQMSDVEEDDIEEEEEEEEEDEEEEDDDDEEEEEEEAEEEEVEEEAELELAVEQEEVPDGVPQEEGEGEEEDQAAEEKEEKKRRRRKKAKKQRKEEKRKERGKRKAKQREEEDEEDEDEDEASEQKKKRRVVVVRLGLLKGHSEVGRSDLSAP